In the genome of Syntrophorhabdus sp., one region contains:
- the carA gene encoding glutamine-hydrolyzing carbamoyl-phosphate synthase small subunit yields the protein MRAFVALEDGTVFEGRGFGLEGEKEGEIVFNTSMTGYQEIMTDPSYKGQIVTMTYPLIGNYGVNDDDVESGGPKVEGFIAREFSRITSNWRATGDLGDYFRRHNIIAVEEIDTRALTRHLRVRGVMRGVISTTDHDRESLVKKARGSRGIVGVDLVSDVTCEAPYEFEGGSGGGPGVDVLHCVVMDFGVKRNILRILGQKGCRVTVVPAKTKAEDIMAMRPDGVLLSNGPGDPEAVPYAIREIERLIGRVPIFGICLGQQLLGLALGGRTYKLKFGHRGANQPIRETATGKVYITSENHGFAVDVDSIGGQAVRVTHVNLNDGTAEGIEHETYPVFSVQYHPEASPGPHDSYGLFEKFRNMMRNSRKEGDA from the coding sequence ATGAGGGCCTTCGTGGCACTCGAGGATGGGACGGTCTTCGAAGGAAGGGGTTTCGGCCTCGAGGGAGAGAAAGAGGGGGAGATCGTCTTCAACACGAGCATGACCGGATACCAGGAGATCATGACCGATCCCTCCTACAAGGGACAGATCGTCACGATGACCTACCCGCTGATCGGCAACTACGGTGTCAACGATGACGATGTCGAATCCGGCGGGCCCAAGGTGGAAGGCTTCATCGCGCGGGAGTTCTCCCGGATAACGAGCAACTGGAGGGCGACGGGCGACCTGGGCGATTATTTCCGCAGGCACAACATCATCGCGGTGGAGGAGATAGACACGAGGGCGCTCACCCGCCACCTCAGGGTGCGGGGCGTCATGAGGGGTGTCATTTCCACCACGGACCATGACCGCGAGAGCCTTGTGAAAAAGGCGCGGGGTTCCCGGGGGATCGTGGGCGTTGACCTCGTGAGCGACGTGACCTGTGAAGCGCCCTATGAGTTTGAAGGCGGGTCCGGGGGTGGTCCGGGCGTGGACGTGCTCCACTGCGTTGTCATGGATTTCGGCGTCAAGAGGAACATCCTGAGGATCCTCGGTCAGAAAGGCTGCCGCGTCACCGTTGTGCCGGCAAAGACGAAGGCGGAGGATATCATGGCCATGAGGCCCGATGGGGTCCTTCTTTCCAACGGACCGGGAGACCCCGAGGCGGTTCCCTACGCCATCAGGGAGATAGAAAGGTTGATCGGCCGGGTCCCCATATTCGGCATCTGCCTGGGTCAGCAGCTCCTGGGCCTTGCCCTCGGCGGCAGGACGTACAAACTCAAGTTCGGCCACCGCGGCGCCAACCAGCCCATCAGGGAGACGGCCACGGGCAAGGTGTACATAACCTCGGAGAACCACGGGTTCGCCGTTGACGTCGATTCCATCGGGGGACAGGCCGTCCGGGTGACCCACGTCAACCTCAATGACGGCACCGCCGAGGGCATCGAGCACGAGACGTACCCCGTCTTTTCGGTCCAGTACCATCCCGAGGCGTCGCCCGGTCCCCATGACTCCTACGGTCTTTTCGAGAAATTCCGGAACATGATGCGGAACTCCAGGAAGGAAGGCGATGCCTAA
- a CDS encoding epoxyqueuosine reductase: MTGEEGRAIYNEKIEGWLRDLDVDTFGIADMSRYSEEITGIGDLTAGELPFAVSFGIVLSVGVLGTLKDGPTQLYLHHYRQLNYRLDMIGYFLGRSIEREGFRAIPFAASQVVDWQRQRGHINHKKVGVMAGLGWIGRNNLLVHPLFGSQVRYNTVLTDMPLEANRELGRDCASCTACIAACPAGAIRTESSEFDHHGCYEMLGRFRKERNIGHHICGVCVKVCGGKR; the protein is encoded by the coding sequence ATGACGGGAGAAGAGGGCAGGGCAATATACAACGAAAAGATCGAGGGATGGCTCCGCGACCTCGACGTCGATACCTTCGGGATCGCCGATATGTCCCGCTACAGCGAAGAGATAACGGGCATCGGGGACCTCACCGCGGGGGAGTTACCATTCGCCGTCTCTTTTGGCATTGTACTCTCGGTAGGGGTGCTCGGCACCCTGAAGGACGGTCCGACCCAGTTGTACCTCCACCACTACCGCCAGCTCAACTACAGGCTAGACATGATCGGATATTTTCTTGGCAGATCGATAGAAAGGGAAGGGTTCAGAGCAATACCCTTCGCCGCATCCCAGGTGGTGGACTGGCAGCGCCAGAGGGGTCACATCAACCACAAGAAAGTGGGGGTCATGGCGGGTCTCGGATGGATAGGCCGCAACAACCTGCTCGTTCATCCGCTGTTCGGGTCGCAGGTCAGGTACAACACGGTCCTCACCGACATGCCCCTCGAGGCGAACCGCGAGCTGGGTCGTGACTGCGCAAGCTGCACGGCGTGCATCGCGGCATGTCCCGCGGGGGCCATCAGGACGGAGAGCTCGGAATTCGACCACCACGGGTGCTATGAGATGCTCGGCAGGTTCAGAAAGGAGCGCAACATCGGCCATCACATATGCGGTGTCTGCGTCAAGGTTTGCGGAGGGAAACGATGA